Proteins co-encoded in one Daphnia carinata strain CSIRO-1 chromosome 3, CSIRO_AGI_Dcar_HiC_V3, whole genome shotgun sequence genomic window:
- the LOC130698488 gene encoding transcription and mRNA export factor ENY2-like — protein sequence MSDDREYAIINQRLVEKGDKERLRAILREQLIKSGWRDALKLECRRVVQEQGLDNISVDEIIKQVTPHARATIPSDVKQDLLNRIKEIVQNESDSF from the exons ATGTCAGA TGATCGAGAGTATGCCATCATTAACCAGAGGTTGGTGGAGAAAGGTGATAAAGAAAG ATTGAGAGCTATTTTGCGTGAGCAGCTGATCAAATCAGGTTGGCGAGACGCTTTAAAATTGGAATGCCGTCGAGTCGTGCAAGAACAAGGTCTTGACAACATCAGCGTGGACGAAATAATTAAACAAGTAACGCCACACGCCCGTG CCACGATTCCTAGTGACGTCAAGCAAGACTTGCTGAATCGCATCAAAGAGATCGTGCAGAATGAATCTGATTCCTTTTGA
- the LOC130698461 gene encoding GPI ethanolamine phosphate transferase 1-like → MWIIFSAVCVQIVFLLSVFDIHFHSPIVKGMSPSANPIPAPAKRLVLFSADGLRFDTFLSHGNDREPNAKFLRSVASSRGKWGLSSTRVPTESRPGHVAMIAGLYEDPSAVFRGWKENPVEFDSVFNQSSYTISWGSPDILSMFAKGTKGNVITHTYSSESEQFTGHDAYKLDEWVFEHFERYLQMAPHNTTISNMLQQQQLIFFVHLLGLDTNGHTNKPHSTLYTDNLRYVDQGIAKIESLINGYFKDNKTAFIFTADHGMTDWGSHGAGHPTETQTPIVCWGAGINTDNIDPLHWENNRDDMEQADIAPLMAALLGINFPVNSVGKLPLAYLANEMLWKSHSALTNARQLTRSFQSLSQRQQNQSLSWRFRPFWPLESNQVTMHNLQQIENSIRSGYYNESIQQSIDLMDLYLQGMDYFYRYDEFQLKMCITLAYIGWAAILVVFLIQERMPVSKKKCAKQFGLIDQIAFGISVFIFIVLTVEGAPFLYYAYHLLPLVLWWYCLRQSRQMLRQTVRLVRIRHFIWTIFLLGGLEFLVAGFFQRWFLSVGLIFLSLWPHWDQRSSSRWRHHEMFKSLWMFIFLILAMFPVFPPVGKHSFPILVDIGGMLLTVVAFWSSLVMHHDRDRTVLVCYTIAIPITLYVRHSVSDSLVQGQGLPILEQVLSWLLLGLPLTLPVIGPSLLWPRLIGIVITLTPSFLLLSLSYEGIFFAILVVALAVWIRLEGVIPPSDSFWTQLRRSYFFLFLTLLSFFGLGNLASLNSFDPSSVRCFVTTFSPFTMAGLLLWKITVPFIAVSSALWAITVQHQLSMKSVYLMILLLSGVMAVQFFHWVTSRGSWLDIGTSLSHYVIVQSTVLFVMLLRSVVQFLTHGPIYFHVGPTASKYDKD, encoded by the exons ATGTGGATCATTTTTAGTGCAGTTTGCGTACAAATAGTGTTTCTCCTTTCGGTATTTgacattcattttcattcaccGATCGTGAAGGGAATGTCTCCATCTGCCAACCCTATTCCGGCGCCGGCAAAACGATTGGTACTTTTCTCAGCGGACGGATTGAGATTTGATACTTTTCTCAGCCATGGAAATGATCGAGAACCTAATGCCAAATTTCTGAG ATCGGTAGCAAGCAGTCGAGGAAAATGGGGATTGTCAAGTACTAGGGTTCCAACTGAGTCCCGTCCAGGACATGTAGCAATGATTGCTGGACTCTATGAGGATCCATCTGCCGTATTCAGA GGCTGGAAAGAAAACCCAGTGGAATTTGACTCAGTTTTCAATCAGAGCAGTTACACAATTAGCTGGGGTAGCCCAGACATTCTTTCAATGTTCGCAAAAG GAACAAAAGGGAATGTGATCACTCACACATATTCTTCAGAAAGTGAGCAGTTCACTGGACACGATGCTTACAAACTTGACGAATGGGTGTTTGAACATTTCGAACGATATCTACAAATGGCTCCACATAATACCACGATCTCCAACATgttgcaacagcagcagttgATATTTTTTGTGCACCTTTTGGGATTAGATACTAATGGTCATACCAATAAGCCCCACTCTAC TTTATATACCGATAACCTTCGGTATGTGGATCAGGGGATCGCTAAAATTGAAAGTTTGATCAACGGCTATTTCAAGGATAATAAAACGGCCTTTATTTTTACTGCCGATCACGGAATGACTGACTGGG GTTCTCATGGAGCGGGTCATCCAACGGAAACACAGACCCCTATCGTTTGCTGGGGTGCGGGAATCAACACGGACAATATTGATCCTTTGCATTGGGAGAACAACAGGGACGATATGGAACAAGCTGATATTGCTCCTCTTATGGCCGCTCTGTTGGGGATTAATTTCCCGGTGAATTCAGTG GGAAAATTACCTCTAGCTTATTTAGCCAATGAGATGCTATGGAAATCTCACTCTGCATTGACCAATGCCAGACAATTGACGAGATCGTTCCAATCCCTATCTCAACGCCAGCAAAATCAAAGTCTTTCGTGGCGATTCCGGCCGTTCTGGCCATTGGAATCGAATCAAGTAACTATGCATAACCTTCAGCAGATAGAGAATTCAATTCGTTCTGGATACTACAATGAATCG ATCCAGCAGAGCATTGATTTGATGGACCTCTACCTTCAAGGGATGGACTACTTTTATCGTTACGACGAATTTCAACTGAAAATGTGCATTACGCTAGCCTACATCGGATGGGCGGCCATCCTTGTCGTCTTCCTCATTCAAGAGCGGATGCCAGTatcgaagaaaaaatgtgCCAAACAGTTTGGATTGATCGATCAGATCGCATTCGGCATATCCGTCTTTATCTTTATCGTTTTGACAG TGGAAGGAGCCCCTTTTCTTTACTATGCCTATCATCTACTGCCTTTGGTGTTGTGGTGGTATTGTTTACGGCAATCGCGTCAAATGCTACGCCAAACTGTCCGTCTAGTCCGCATCCGCCATTTTATATGGACCATCTTCCTCCTTGGAGGACTCGAGTTTCTAGTGGCAGGATTTTTTCAACGATGGTTCCTCTCTGTCGGACtcatttttttatctctttggCCACATTGGGACCAGCGATCATCCAGCCGTTGGCGACATCACGAAATGTTCAAGAGCTTATGGATGTTTATATTTCTCATTTTAGCCATGTTTCCTGTTTTTCCCCCCGTAGGGAAACATTCCTTTCCCATTCTTGT GGACATTGGAGGAATGCTGTTGACGGTGGTGGCATTTTGGAGCTCGTTGGTCATGCACCACGATCGCGATCGTACAGTTCTGGTTTGCTACACGATAGCCATACCAATCACGCTCTATGTCCGTCATAGCGTTAGTGACAGTCTCGTTCAAGGACAAGGACTTCCTATTTTGGAACAAGTTCTTTCTTGGCTTCTTCTTG GTTTACCCCTGACATTACCTGTCATAGGTCCGTCTTTATTATGGCCACGTTTGATCGGGATTGTCATCACTTTGACGCCgtcctttcttttgttaagTTTGTCTTATGAAGGCATCTTCTTTGCCATTCTAGTCGTTGCATTGGCCGTTTGGATCCGGTTGGAGGGGGTGATTCCACCATCTGATTCCTTTTGGACGCAACTACGCCGATCCtatttcttcctctttttgaCCTTATTATCTTTCTTCGGACTGGGAAATCTGGCCAGTCTGAACAGTTTCGACCCGAGTAGTGTCCGTTGTTTTGTCACCACCTTCTCTCCATTCACCATGGCCGGTCTCCTCCTGTGGAAGATTACCGTTCCATTCATCGCCGTCTCGTCGGCTCTTTGGGCCATTACGGTCCAGCACCAATTGTCGATGAAAAGTGTTTACCTGATGATTTTGCTACTGTCGGGTGTCATGGCAGTCCAATTCTTCCACTGGGTGACTTCACGTGGCAGTTGGCTGGACATTGGCACCTCCCTCTCTCATTATGTCATCGTCCAGTCTACCGTTCTCTTTGTCATGCTTTTACGTTCCGTCGTCCAGTTCCTGACACACGGACCGATTTACTTTCACGTCGGACCGACGGCCAGCAAGTACGACAAAGACTGA
- the LOC130698472 gene encoding G1/S-specific cyclin-E1-like, producing MSRRGCRVTNKRESLPGQKLLPVILNRKRKSETHVEDYENDVRGMRARQPCHQQQGWEEGAGWETSSQSSSSAASTSTSNFRRLAVSSQLLTSRLSPFPKFNWADPEEVWSSLCRKDRLYKRNHDYILAHPSLQPRMRAILLDWLVEVCEVYRLHRETYHLALDFVDRYLATQSDVPKQQLQLIGIASLFIAAKIEEIYPPKLNEFAYVTDGACSEAEIMMKELVIMKSLNWELSPATANCWLGIYMQLANALEDKEELESKENNVTNKMEMKQFSSHTFVQAARLLDLCTMDILSLRYTYSAIAAAAVYHIVGERVAIECSGYTWEEISSCIYWMAPFALTLRESGPVEVKTFSQIPIEDTHNIQTHNVDLSILEAAQSRLTDCGASPPSPAVGPLGMLTPPQSKNKGRLSAPLSPVNSNTTANAVVLTPSTLNSESPRCSAMTSEWNDDIQSTHSYS from the exons ATGTCCAGGAGAGG ATGCAGAGTGACAAACAAGAGGGAATCGCTGCCTGGCCAGAAGTTGCTACCTGTCATCCTCAACCGAAAGCGTAAATCTGAAACTCATGTGGAG GATTACGAGAATGATGTGAGGGGAATGAGAGCAAGGCAGCCATGTCACCAGCAACAG gGATGGGAGGAAGGTGCAGGATGGGAGACATCCAGtcaatcatcatcatcagctgCCAGCACTTCTACATCAAA TTTCCGTCGATTGGCAGTTTCATCGCAGCTTTTAACATCGCGATTGAGTCCATTTCCCAAATTCAACTGGGCAGATCCGGAAGAAGTGTGGAGCTCATTGTGTCGTAAAGATCGCCTCTACAAAAGGAATCATGACTACATTTTGGCCCACCCATCTCTGCAGCCTCGAATGAGAGCCATACTTCTTGATTGGCTCGTCGAG GTTTGCGAAGTGTACCGGTTGCATCGCGAGACTTATCATCTTGCCTTGGACTTTGTGGATCGTTATTTGGCAACTCAAAGTGATGTTCCCAAACAACAGCTTCAGTTGATAG GTATCGCATCTTTGTTCATCGCCGCCAAAATCGAAGAAATTTATCCACCCAAGTTGAACGAGTTTGCATACGTAACTGACGGTGCTTGCAGTGAAGCAGAAATCATGATGAAAGAACTAGTTATCATGAAGAGTCTTAACTGGGAGCTCTCTCCAGCCACGGCCAACTGCTGGCTTGGAATTTACATGCAACTGGCTAACGCATTGGAGGACAAGGAAGAGCTCGAATCCAAAGAGAACAATGTCACcaacaaaatggaaatgaaacaGTTTTCCAGCCACACCTTTGTTCAAGCTGCACGACTCCTAGACCTTTGCACCATGGACATTCTCAGTCTTCGATATACGTATAGTGCCATCGCCGCCGCTGCAGTTTACCATATTGTGGGTGAACGAGTGGCGATCGAGTGCTCTGGTTACACATGGGAAGAGATTTCGTCCTGCATCTACTGGATGGCTCCTTTTGCTTTGACACTTCGAGAGTCTGGACCAGTTGAAGTTAAAACTTTTTCGCAAATTCCTATTGAGGATACGCACAACATCCAAACACACAATGTCGACCTCAGTATCCTG GAAGCCGCTCAAAGCCGATTAACAGATTGTGGTGCGTCACCACCTAGTCCAGCGGTAGGGCCGCTGGGCATGCTGACGCCTCCGCAAAGTAAGAACAAGGGCCGACTTAGCGCTCCGCTTTCGCCGGTCAACAGCAACACCACTGCCAATGCTGTTGTACTGACACCTTCCACCTTGAACTCTGAAAGCCCTCGATGTTCTGCAATGACCTCTGAGTGGAATGACGACATCCAATCGACCCATTCGTATTCataa
- the LOC130698470 gene encoding beta-hexosaminidase subunit alpha-like → MYAKIVASGTKVALVFRLSFVDIMKVLLLVFCCLASMQWTPSEAVPFVIPWYGRWILPTVGEVWPKPQQQTSSETFFVLRPTMFQFQVVGERCDIIDEAVRRYYQIIFYPGDAGRVPLSYPPPPTPIQEHPQFRAFLDSVEIDLKQPCEYLPSANMIESYNIKIDTADNPLKATITSDSVWGILRGMETLSQLVYSSAATGVAYQMNATEITDFPRFSYRGFMMDTARHYMPLKTIKKMIDLMAQNKMNVLHWHMTDDASFPFESTLFPNISRYGSFQPFSHIYTPSDVRAVIEYSRLRGIRVIPEFDTPDHTQSWGLGQPGLLTECYDDNGVLKVPDEYGAIMPTREENYVFLQQFFGEIFNTFPDPYVHMGGDEVSYYCWKRHPEIKAFMAANGWGEDYTKLEQYYFDRLTSVTQEITQNQMRYIVWQELLDLNITLPTGTVVEVWKGDYEGLSFNEELARVTKYGYQTILASPWYLNYISYGLDWEKYYLAEPLDFDGTDAEKNLVIGGEATMWSEYVDSVSVIPRTWPRACTVAERLWSDRSVNDTALAALRLEEHRCRLLRRGFMVDPSNGVNFCEQEWDM, encoded by the exons ATGTATGCAAAAATCGTTGCATCCGGAA CGAAAGTAGCACTCGTATTTCGGCTCAGTTTCGTGGACATCATGAAGGTTTTATTGTTAGTCTTTTGCTGCTTAGCGTCAATGCAATGGACTCCATCGGAAGCCGTTCCGTTTGTTATCCCCTGGTACGGACGTTGGATCCTTCCAACCGTTGGCGAAGTGTGGCCGAAACCCCAACAGCAAACATCCAGCGAAACGTTCTTCGTTCTCCGGCCTACCATGTTCCAATTTCAG GTGGTTGGTGAACGGTGTGATATTATTGACGAAGCCGTACGTCGTTATTACCAAATCATCTTTTATCCGGGGGATGCTGGACGTGTTCCATTGTCTTATCCTCCACCACCGACTCCAATCCAAGAGCATCCGCAATTCCGAGCTTTTCTCGATTCAGTTGAAATCGATTTAAAACAGCCTTGCGAATACCTCCCGTCTGCAAATATGATCGAGTCCT ATAATATCAAAATTGACACGGCAGATAATCCGCTCAAGGCAACAATCACTAGCGATAGCGTCTGGGGTATTTTGCGTGGCATGGAAACTCTGAGTCAACTCGTCTACTCGTCTGCTGCAACAGGCGTCGCA TATCAAATGAACGCTACGGAAATCACCGATTTCCCACGTTTCTCTTACCGCGGATTTATGATGGACACGGCACGTCATTATATGCCATtgaaaacgataaaaaagatGATAGACTTGATGGcccaaaacaaaatgaatgtCTTGCATTGGCATATGACCGACGATGCCTCTTTCCCGTTCGAGAGTACGCTTTTCCCAAACATTAGCCGTTACGGATCGTTCCAACCTTTCAGCCATATTTACACCCCCAGTGACGTACGTGCCGTCATCGAATATTCCCGACTGAGAGGCATTCGAGTCATTCCAGAATTCGACACCCCAG ACCATACCCAATCTTGGGGGCTAGGGCAGCCCGGGTTATTGACGGAATGTTACGACGACAACGGGGTACTCAAAGTGCCCGATGAGTACGGTGCTATCATGCCCACTCGTGAAGAGAACTACGTTTTCTTGCAGCAATTCTTTGGTGAAATCTTTAATACATTTCCCGATCCATATGTTCACATGGGTGGTGACGAAGTCAGCTACTATTGTTG GAAACGACATCCAGAAATTAAAGCTTTTATGGCTGCCAATGGTTGGGGTGAAGATTATACAAAATTAGAACAATATTACTTTGATCGATTGACTTCAGTGACGCAAGAGATTACGCAGAATCAGATGCGTTACATTGTTTGGCAAGAAC TTCTCGATCTCAACATTACCCTACCAACTGGCACCGTTGTCGAAGTCTGGAAAGGCGATTATGAAGGTTTATCTTTCAATGAAGAATTAGCACGA GTAACAAAGTATGGTTACCAGACTATACTTGCTTCACCATGGTACCTCAATTATATTTCTTACGGATTGGATTGGGAAAAATATTACCTAGCTGAGCCGCTTGATTTCGACGGAACGGATGCGGAAAAGAATTTG GTTATTGGCGGTGAGGCAACCATGTGGAGCGAGTACGTCGATTCTGTCAGCGTGATTCCGCGTACGTGGCCGAGAGCTTGTACCGTCGCTGAACGTCTGTGGTCAGATCGAAGTGTTAACGACACAGCGTTGGCTGCATTACGTTTAGAAGAACATCGATGCCGATTACTCAGACGTGGATTCATGGTGGATCCAAGCAATGGCGTCAATTTTTGCGAACAAGAATGGGATatgtaa
- the LOC130698466 gene encoding uncharacterized protein LOC130698466 has product MDEIILPDDIFHYLTTYLPLEDCMSLCLSSVFERYADFYARRRIWKLSWCSSLKPDICQTFFSTCLKSSNVHVLDFSHCFWLPEATLLQSCLSPKLSYLKELSLSDTQLSLASIIIYVLPQCQSLTKLSANIPEHTWEAFHGKLEGCADTYKENFKKLTHIKFYVLHGSSPLIWLLLFNVLGWCKDCVKLHIKLIEQPRQNNWDLALEDVEASSNAVVCLAKENLYDGMKWMISLKSIVVLKTSSDSCLNDFCRWLLFELNPPGLEKMFIQSVKHIDAKYKPGPMLNYFYLGRSPVSRTFFSQMTHLFEINITRNLILPRLRFFSGNFSSVSILDEFCRNHPQLEHVHFTNRVFGGNRRKKPITFQCQWAFPKLRTLVFGRKRPHHDVLIKFMDSCSNLEELLIGEFFDYAILIFNRRPPVRDSFDCIAKQRHLRKLSLNSIEFVNGSFIETVLENCQKLEILHLAGQFFEDSVPFHDDFCKYLPLGKHLRDLRIQREEMEEPILMELISAAGSCPSLERFMLYQYRGLCVNNELHLILPKCLMNLVSVRLPRLLVFCLIYRLGRETFTAITDAFREHILPMRPSFWFYLNDTLPSEINVPRIHFEGIIEPDSITVFG; this is encoded by the exons atggatgaAATAATTTTGCCAGATGATATTTTCCATTACCTAACAACTTATTTACCACTAGAAGATTGTATGTCTTTGTGCTTATCTAGCGTTTTTGAAAGATACGCTGATTTTTATGCGAGGAGAAG GATCTGGAAGCTTTCGTGGTGCTCTTCTCTGAAGCCTGATAtttgccaaacatttttttccacatGCCTGAAATCTTCTAATGTTCATGTTCTTGATTTTAGCCACTGTTTCTGGCTGCCAGAAGCTACGTTATTGCAAAGTTGCTTGTCTCCAAAATTAAGCTACCTAAAAGAATTGAGTTTATCTGATACACAGCTATCATTGGCATCCATCATCATATATGTTCTGCCACAATGCCAGAGTTTGACAAAGTTGTCTGCCAATATTCCTGAGCACACATGGGAAGCTTTTCATGGCAAACTTGAAGGATGTGCTGACACTTACAAGGAGAATTTTAAGAAGCTTACTCACATAAAGTTTTATGTGCTTCATGGCAGCTCACCTTTAATTTggcttcttttatttaatgtTTTAGG ATGGTGCAAAGATTGTGTTAAACTGCATATAAAGCTGATTGAACAACCACGACAGAATAACTGGGACCTTGCCTTGGAAGATGTCGAAGCGTCCAGCAATGCCGTAGTTTGCTTGGCCAAAGAGAATCTCTATGACGGTATGAAATGGATGATATCATTAAAAAGTATCGTCGTACTCAAGACATCATCAGATAGTTGTCTGAACGATTTTTGTCGTTGGTTACTATTCGAATTAAATCCACCTGGCTTGGAGAAAATGTTTATCCAATCTGTTAAACACATTGACGCCAAGTACAAACCGGGGCCTATGctaaattacttttacttggGCCGTTCTCCAGTGTCTCGTACATTTTTCTCACAAATGACGCATCTGTTTGAAATCAACATTACGCGCAATTTAATTTTACCACGATTACGGTTTTTCAGCGGAAATTTCTCATCAGTGTcg ATTTTAGACGAGTTTTGTCGGAATCATCCCCAACTGGAACATGTACATTTTACAAATCGAGTGTTTGGCGGCAACAGACGAAAGAAGCCAATCACCTTTCAATGTCAATGGGCGTTCCCCAAGTTACGAACGTTAGTCTTTGGCCGTAAGAGACCTCACCATG ATGTATTAATCAAGTTTATGGATTCATGCTCCAACTTAGAGGAGCTTCTGATTGGCGAATTTTTTGATTATGCGATATTAATATTCAACCGACGACCACCCGTTCGCGATTCTTTTGATTGCATAGCGAAACAAAGGCACTTGAGGAAGTTGTCTCTCAATAGTATTGAATTCGTTAATGGCTCCTTTATCGAAACG GTACTGGAAAATTGCCAAAAATTGGAAATCCTTCATCTTGCCGGACAGTTTTTCGAAGATTCGGTGCCATTTCATGACGATTTCTGCAAATACCTTCCGTTAGGTAAACATTTGCGAGATCTTCGAATCCAGagagaagaaatggaagaaccaATCCTGATGGAATTGATATCAGCTGCCGGATCATGCCCATCTCTAGAGCGCTTCATGCTCTATCAATATAGGGGACTTTGTGTTAATAATGAGTTGCATTTAATTTTACCAAAATGCTTAATGAATCTGGTCAGTGTCCGACTACCGCGGCTGCTGGTTTTCTGCCTTATTTATCGTTTAGGACGTGAAACTTTTACAGCAATTACGGATGCATTTCGGGAACATATTTTACCGATGCGTCCATCATTTTGGTTTTATCTTAACGATACCCTACCTTCTGAAATCAATGTCCCACGCATTCATTTCGAGGGTATTATCGAGCCGGATTCTATTACCGTCTTTGGTTAG
- the LOC130698489 gene encoding uncharacterized protein LOC130698489, whose product MYKIAFLILALAAFVFAAETQQDQETAEQYYRVHGVYPSWYSYGVVRNYGYPYGYNAAAYPYGLNYGAFPYGVRSFYGAYPNYGYGYSYGY is encoded by the exons ATGTACAAG ATTGCTTTCCTTATTTTGGCTTTGGCCGCCTTCGTTTTTGCTGCCGAGACCCAACAAGATCAAGAAACTGCTGAACAATATTACCGCGTTCATGGTGTCTATCCATCTTGGTATTCGTATGGCGTAGTCCGTAATTACGGCTATCCGTACGGTTACAACGCTGCCGCTTACCCCTACGGTCTCAACTATGGCGCTTTCCCCTACGGAGTGCGAAGCTTTTATGGAGCTTACCCCAACTACGGCTATGGTTATAGCTACGGTTATTAA
- the LOC130698484 gene encoding uncharacterized protein LOC130698484, whose amino-acid sequence MYKSMTLLVLVALAACVVSMEAQDQEAAEQYYSIYGVYPSWYTYGATAFNGVRNYPYPYYPTGFPFATYPNTVVKTYPTAATSVKNVATTYPVYPFGFGFNPYPYAAPYGAAPYAAAAPVETPVKA is encoded by the exons ATGTACAAGTCAATG ACCCTTTTGGTTTTGGTGGCTTTGGCTGCTTGCGTTGTCTCCATGGAGGCCCAGGACCAGGAAGCTGCTGAGCAATACTACAGCATTTACGGTGTTTACCCCAGTTGGTACACCTATGGTGCCACAGCCTTCAATGGAGTTCGCAATTACCCTTACCCTTACTACCCTACCGGCTTCCCATTCGCCACCTACCCAAACACTGTTGTTAAGACCTACCCCACCGCTGCCACTAGCGTCAAGAATGTTGCCACAACTTATCCTGTCTACCCCTTCGGATTTGGATTCAACCCCTACCCGTACGCTGCTCCTTATGGCGCTGCTCCTTATGCCGCTGCTGCCCCTGTTGAAACCCCCGTCAAGGCCTAA
- the LOC130698485 gene encoding uncharacterized protein LOC130698485 translates to MYKSMSLLVLVAFAACVFAEEVQDQEAAEQYYRLHGVYPSWYSFSGPGYTAVQSYPYPAYSAYPAAYPAAYPAAYPAGVKNVASPYYAAYPYGYATYPYAAPYMPYVAAPAAPAKA, encoded by the exons ATGTACAAGTCAATG TCCCTGTTGGTTTTGGTGGCTTTCGCTGCTTGCGTCTTCGCCGAGGAGGTCCAGGATCAGGAGGCTGCTGAGCAATACTACCGCCTTCATGGTGTTTACCCCAGTTGGTACAGCTTTAGCGGCCCTGGCTACACTGCAGTTCAGAGCTACCCTTACCCCGCTTACTCAGCCTACCCAGCTGCCTACCCAGCTGCCTACCCAGCTGCCTACCCTGCCGGAGTCAAGAACGTAGCCTCTCCTTACTACGCTGCTTACCCATATGGTTACGCCACCTATCCTTATGCTGCTCCCTACATGCCCTACGTGGCCGCCCCAGCAGCCCCTGCCAAGGCTTAA